CGCCGACGGCATGCTCCCGGTGCCCCGCTTCACCGGCCGCGTCCCGTTCCGCCAGTCACCCGGACTCTTCCATCTCCACTACAGCGACCGCTTCTTCGCCGCCGTCGCCTGGACCGGCGCCGCGGTCGCCGCCGCCCTCGTCGCCGGACTCGGCGACGCCGTCCCCCTCTGGGCCTCCCCACTGCCGTGGGCCGTCCTCTGGGTGCTCTACCTCTCCATCGTCAACGTCGGGCAGACCTGGTACTCCTTCGGCTGGGAATCGCTGCTCCTCGAAGCGGGCTTCCTCGCCGCCTTCCTCGGCAACGCCGACACCGCCCCGCCCGCCCTCGTCCTCTGGCTGATGCGCTGGCTGGTCTTCCGGGTCGAGTTCGGCGCCGGGCTGATCAAGATCCGCGGCGACAGCTGCTGGCGCGACCTGACCTGCCTGCGCTACCACCACGAGACCCAGCCCATGCCCGGACCGCTCAGCTGGTTCTTCCACCACCTCCCCGACCCGCTGCACCGGGTCGAGGTCGCCGCCAACCATTTCGTCCAACTCGTCGTACCGGTGTGCCTCTTCCTCCCGCAGCCCGTCGCCACCTACGCCGCCTGCCTCGTCGTCGCCACCCAGCTGTGGCTCATCGCCTCCGGCAACTTCGCCTGGCTCAACTGGCTCACCATCACGCTCGCCCTCGCCGCCGTCGAACCCGCCCGCCTCGGCCTGCCCGTCCACCCCCGCGGCTACCCCGCCGCCCCCGCCTGGTACGAGGCCCTCGTCATCGCCCTCACCACGGCCGTCGCCGTCC
The nucleotide sequence above comes from Streptomyces kaniharaensis. Encoded proteins:
- a CDS encoding lipase maturation factor family protein, encoding MDWFAAPDYWLSRLLVQRMLAGLYLIGFLATAAQFRALIGADGMLPVPRFTGRVPFRQSPGLFHLHYSDRFFAAVAWTGAAVAAALVAGLGDAVPLWASPLPWAVLWVLYLSIVNVGQTWYSFGWESLLLEAGFLAAFLGNADTAPPALVLWLMRWLVFRVEFGAGLIKIRGDSCWRDLTCLRYHHETQPMPGPLSWFFHHLPDPLHRVEVAANHFVQLVVPVCLFLPQPVATYAACLVVATQLWLIASGNFAWLNWLTITLALAAVEPARLGLPVHPRGYPAAPAWYEALVIALTTAVAVLSYWPARNLLSRRQIMNRSFNRLHLVNTYGAFGSINRIRQEVVVEGTDEAVVTAHTVWREYGFKGKPGDVRRLPRQYAPYHLRLDWLMWFAGISPAYARPWFLPFVARLLAGDPATLRLLRHNPFPDAPPTHVRATLHLYRFTDWRELRETGAWWHRTALYEYLPPVDLPALTRAGYRPPLGRRVRSVPLDRLRRPRDGRGHGNGRA